One stretch of Methylopila sp. 73B DNA includes these proteins:
- a CDS encoding sulfite exporter TauE/SafE family protein, with product MDLLASLPIGDIVELVLGLALGGVVTGLLAGVFGVGGGAVIVPVLAVLFDHLGVPDDIEMQLAVGTSLAIIIPTSIRSFRAHAARGSVDRPALRAWLLPVTLGAVSGAGVAAFVSSDALKLVFALFGLGMSANLLFGRDDWRLADDLPGWRATSIWGFGIALLSALIGIGGGALGALFLKLHNRPIHVAIGTSSGLGALIAVPGAIGYAVAGLPHLAQLPPLSIGYVSLIGFALMAPISVLVAPIGVRLAHGLSKRRLTVAFGVFLALVAARFLYDLAT from the coding sequence GTGGACCTTCTCGCTTCGCTGCCGATCGGCGACATCGTCGAGCTTGTTCTCGGCCTCGCGCTCGGCGGCGTCGTGACAGGCTTGCTGGCGGGGGTCTTCGGCGTGGGCGGCGGCGCGGTGATCGTGCCCGTGCTGGCGGTGCTGTTCGATCACCTCGGCGTCCCTGACGACATCGAGATGCAGCTCGCCGTCGGCACGTCGCTCGCCATCATCATACCCACGTCGATCCGCTCCTTTCGCGCGCACGCCGCGCGCGGGTCGGTGGATCGCCCGGCGCTTCGGGCGTGGCTGCTCCCTGTCACGCTCGGAGCGGTCAGCGGCGCCGGGGTCGCGGCCTTCGTCAGCTCCGACGCGCTCAAGCTTGTGTTCGCCCTGTTCGGCCTCGGCATGTCGGCTAATCTGCTGTTCGGCCGCGACGACTGGCGGCTCGCCGATGATCTTCCCGGCTGGCGGGCGACCTCGATCTGGGGGTTCGGCATCGCGCTGCTGTCCGCGCTGATCGGCATCGGCGGCGGGGCGCTGGGCGCGCTGTTCCTGAAGCTGCATAACCGGCCGATCCATGTGGCGATCGGCACGTCGTCGGGCCTCGGGGCGCTGATCGCGGTCCCCGGCGCGATCGGCTACGCGGTGGCCGGCCTGCCGCACCTCGCCCAGCTGCCGCCGCTCTCGATCGGATACGTGTCGCTGATCGGGTTCGCGCTCATGGCGCCGATCTCGGTGCTCGTGGCGCCGATCGGGGTGCGTCTGGCGCATGGGCTGTCGAAGCGCAGGCTGACCGTCGCGTTCGGTGTCTTCCTCGCGCTCGTCGCGGCCCGCT